From the genome of Patescibacteria group bacterium:
AAAGCTCGTCATCGGCGATCGCGACCCTGATTTGTTTACCGGTACCGTGCGGTAAACTGACCTGACCGCGAATGCCCTTTTCGGTCGTATTAAGATGGACTTCGACGGCACCGTCAAAACGGCTAAGATTGGTTTTTTTGATTAAAGATAAGGCTTCGCTAAGGGAATAAAGCTTTCCCGGATCAATTAATTTCTTCGCTTCAAGATAACGGGTTGAACGTTTTTTTTCTTTAATTTTAGCTTTCTTTTTTGTTTCTTCCGGAGTCGTTGGAGCTTCTTCTTCTATTTCCGTTTCTGGAGTTGGGGTTGACAAATCAGTCATGTCAACCAGTTTTTGGCCGCCCTTAAGATTGGCAAGATGAACCAGCCGTTTTTTCTTTTCCTCACGGCGGGTTTTATCATGTTCTTTCTGCGCTTTTTCGG
Proteins encoded in this window:
- a CDS encoding 50S ribosomal protein L1, with product MGKIRIKTLGSDAEKAQKEHDKTRREEKKKRLVHLANLKGGQKLVDMTDLSTPTPETEIEEEAPTTPEETKKKAKIKEKKRSTRYLEAKKLIDPGKLYSLSEALSLIKKTNLSRFDGAVEVHLNTTEKGIRGQVSLPHGTGKQIRVAIADDELLAEIEKGKINFDILVSSPTMMAKLAKVAKILGPKGLMPNPKSGTISQDPEKLAKSLSSGQIQFKTETEAPIIHLVIGKTSFSDKDLEDNFKALIATIGSLKIKTAYLKTTMSPAVKVNFA